In Amaranthus tricolor cultivar Red isolate AtriRed21 chromosome 3, ASM2621246v1, whole genome shotgun sequence, a single window of DNA contains:
- the LOC130808896 gene encoding exocyst complex component EXO70B1-like — protein sequence MENSKSISFDEQHNSSMRDEQDLLSRSSSFTLHVDRHLPLSPHRTLSSIEAEWNELTVSDGNDHPTTLEEISEEIDGLIENLSSLEENSDLPNTPRSIITFSKMVQSEIEKYDSPESTLRFGQDKDQDSKLITSINRIAKLYNLLGKFSSNEMVGPALSATTLVVQRAMTYMEEELRIILEDSMSSESEDDYAMIGEETIPNTRRIVSLMISSGYETECCQVFSVLRRNAFKEAILRQGFEKISIDDVQKMQWESLEGKIVNWIKVVKYVANVLLPREKKLFDSVFSNEHPSIGEVMFSNLARSAVILFITFTESISTTKRTAERLFKVLDVYDTLTELITATDETCSNQCANDLRAELSSVRRRLGEAAVCIFCDLENSIKNDIAKNPVPGGAVHPLTRYTMNYLWYACDFKDTLEEVFSLHHSNELNIEALGPRRDHHHHRNENTHDEQNNKNQEPKQTPFTAELMTIMTLLDENLETKSKLYKDPSLRYIFLMNNGRYILQKIKESADIHVLLGNDFRRKRSSDLRGYHKSYQRETWSRVLQCLNQEGLQVNGKVQKVVVKERLKSFNQMFDEIHKTQSSWVVSDEQLQSELRVSIAAVMIPAYRSFLARFGQHISAGRQYEKYIKYQPEDIETTIEELFDGNQNLSITRRKN from the coding sequence ATGGAGAATTCTAAGTCCATCAGCTTCGATGAGCAGCATAATTCTTCAATGAGAGACGAACAAGATCTTTTAAGCAGATCGTCGAGTTTTACCCTTCATGTAGATCGCCATCTTCCGCTTTCTCCTCATAGAACACTTTCCTCCATTGAAGCCGAATGGAATGAACTTACAGTTTCCGATGGTAATGATCATCCAACAACATTGGAAGAAATCTCTGAGGAGATTGATGGCCTTATTGAAAATCTCTCCTCATTGGAGGAAAACTCTGATCTCCCTAATACTCCTCGATCAATTATAACGTTTTCTAAAATGGTTCAGTCGGAGATTGAAAAGTATGATTCACCAGAGTCGACCTTGAGATTTGGGCAAGATAAAGATCAAGATAGTAAATTGATTACTTCTATAAATAGGATAGCAAAATTGTATAATTTGCTTGGAAAATTTTCCTCTAATGAGATGGTAGGTCCAGCCCTTAGTGCCACAACACTCGTTGTCCAGCGAGCAATGACGTATATGGAGGAGGAACTTCGGATCATTCTAGAAGATTCCATGAGTTCGGAATCAGAGGATGACTACGCAATGATTGGTGAGGAAACGATACCTAACACGAGGAGAATTGTTTCTTTGATGATCTCATCTGGGTATGAAACAGAATGCTGCCAGGTTTTTAGTGTTCTTAGAAGGAATGCTTTTAAGGAAGCCATTTTAAGACAAGGGTTTGAAAAGATAAGCATTGATGATGTACAAAAGATGCAATGGGAATCACTTGAAGGGAAAATTGTTAATTGGATAAAAGTGGTTAAGTATGTGGCTAATGTACTCTTACCTAGGGAGAAAAAACTGTTTGATTCTGTCTTCTCGAACGAGCACCCCTCAATCGGTGAGGTCATGTTCTCGAATCTTGCTCGATCAGCTGTCATTCTCTTCATCACCTTCACTGAATCAATTTCTACGACAAAACGAACAGCCGAGAGGCTGTTCAAGGTGCTAGATGTTTATGATACATTGACAGAGCTAATTACTGCCACCGATGAAACATGCTCCAATCAATGTGCTAACGATCTTAGAGCCGAGTTATCTTCTGTGAGGCGTCGATTAGGTGAAGCCGCGGTTTGTATCTTTTGTGATCTCGAAAACTCGATCAAGAACGACATTGCTAAGAACCCTGTTCCGGGTGGAGCAGTCCATCCCTTAACTCGATACACCATGAACTATTTATGGTATGCTTGTGATTTCAAGGATACCCTTGAAGAAGTCTTTTCTCTTCATCACTCCAATGAACTAAATATAGAAGCATTAGGACCGAGAAGAGATCATCATCACCATCGAAACGAAAACACCCACGACGAACAGAACAACAAGAACCAAGAGCCAAAACAAACACCCTTTACAGCTGAACTAATGACAATCATGACCCTTTTAGATGAAAACTTAGAAACAAAATCTAAGCTATATAAAGACCCTTCATTAAGATACATTTTCTTGATGAACAATGGAAGATATATTTTACAAAAGATCAAAGAATCTGCAGATATCCATGTATTGTTAGGAAATGATTTTAGGAGGAAAAGATCATCTGATTTAAGAGGTTATCATAAGAGTTATCAAAGAGAAACATGGAGTAGAGTGCTTCAATGCTTGAATCAAGAAGGATTACAAGTGAATGGGAAGGTTCAAAAGGTTGTAGTGAAGGAAAGGTTAAAGAGTTTTAACCAAATGTTTGATGAAATTCATAAGACACAAAGTAGTTGGGTTGTGAGTGATGAGCAGCTTCAGTCAGAGCTTCGTGTCTCGATTGCGGCTGTGATGATACCGGCTTATCGATCGTTTTTAGCGAGGTTCGGACAACATATTAGTGCTGGGAGGCAGTATGAGAAGTATATTAAGTATCAACCGGAGGATATTGAGACTACCAttgaagaattgtttgatgggAACCAAAATTTGTCCATAACTAGGAGGAAAAATTAG